A region of Ornithodoros turicata isolate Travis chromosome 5, ASM3712646v1, whole genome shotgun sequence DNA encodes the following proteins:
- the LOC135394930 gene encoding zinc finger protein 330 homolog: MPKKKSGQRKKAEKQKLRQKAIRENAHRIDLANHPCNAIMECEKCARKQKNRAFCYFCSSVQRLPMCAKCGKTKCMMKTGDCVIKHGGQFTTGMAMVGAICDFCEAWICHGRQCLTSHACTCPLQDATCIECERYVWEHGGRIFRCSFCDSFLCEDDQFEHQASCQILEAETLKCQSCNRLGHHSCLRCKTCYCDDHVKRKGFKYERNQPIPCPKCGYDTQQTKDLSMSTRHHTYGRQGAASRYQDEDADGGGYENGEGYYGAGGGDVEYSEDDDDDDDDDDDDDDDEESSDEEEEPEGEGKSAKEKE, encoded by the exons ATGCCGAAGAAAAAGTCCGGGCAGCGAAAAAAGGCAGAGAAGCAAAAGCTACGTCAAAAGGCGATCCGAGAAAATGCACATCGAATCGACCTAGCTAACCATCCTTGCAACGCGATTATG GAATGCGAAAAGTGTGCTCG GAAGCAGAAGAACCGTGCTTTCTGCTACTTTTGCTCGTCTGTACAGCGCCTGCCTATGTGTGCAAAGTGCG GAAAAACAAAATGTATGATGAAAACTGGAGACTGCGTCATCAAACACGGTGGACAGTTTACGACGGGCATGGCTATGGTG GGTGCAATTTGTGATTTCTGCGAAGCATGGATATGCCATGGCAGGCAGTGCTTGACATCACATGCTTGCACATGCCCTCTGCAAGATGCAACATGCATAGAGTGCGAGCGATATGTCTGGGAGCACG GAGGACGCATTTTCCGATGCTCGTTCTGTGACAGTTTCCTCTGTGAAGACGACCAGTTTGAACACCAGGCCAGCTGCCAAATTCTCGAAGCGGAGACCTTAAAAT gtcaGTCTTGTAACAGACTAGGGCACCACTCTTGTCTTCGCTGCAAA ACTTGTTATTGTGACGACCACGTCAAGCGTAAAGGGTTCAAGTACGAACGCAACCAACCAATCCCTTGTCCAAAGTGCGGCTACGACACGCAGCAGACCAAGGACCTCAGCATGTCTA CACGCCATCACACCTACGGTCGACAGGGAGCAGCGTCCAGGTACCAAGATGAAGATGCCGATGGCGGAGGTTATGAGAACGGAGAGGGTTACTACGGAGCTG gtggaggtgatgttgagtacagtgaagatgatgatgatgatgacgatgatgatgacgacgacgacgatgatgaagaAAGCAGCGATGAGGAAGAGGAGCCTGAAGGCGAAGGGAAAAGTGCCAAGGAGAAGGAGTGA
- the LOC135394926 gene encoding magnesium transporter NIPA2-like → MADATTPNMLTSFTSRTLMSSTTQIDAIDLNDPVAKSHFYTGLGLAISSSVFIGSSFIVKKKGLLRLSKRGQTRAGAGGYGYLKEWVWWAGLILMAVGEAANFAAYAFAPASLVTPLGALSVLVSALMSSRFLGEHLNLLGKVGCLLCVLGSTIIVLHSPKEGNVESMEALGKMLIEPAFIVYVVFVAILASFLVVFSVPKYGTSNVLVYVAICSVIGSLSVMGCKGLGLALRETFGGHNEFKNWVTWVCLVSVVFCISVQMNYLNKALDVFNTSVVTPIYYVFFTTFVLIASSILFREWGSIGAQDVIGNVCGFLVVICAIFLLNAFKDWDVSLSNLKGLLQSTRDVESASTTSLLNSPERPTMWPTDNSASLNSGDHHVGYQQMPSTDEGVTIASAPCVRHG, encoded by the exons ATG GCTGACGCAACGACACCAAACATGCTGACTTCGTTTACATCGAGGACACTAATGTCCAGTACAACGCAGATAGATGCCATTGACTTGAATGACCCTGTAGCGAAGTCTCACTTTTACACGGGCTTGGGTTTGGCCATCAGTTCTAGTGTGTTCATAGGATCGAGCTTTATTGTGAAGAAGAAAGGACTCCTACGCCTCAGTAAACGCGGCCAAACAAGAGCAG GAGCTGGTGGATATGGATATCTGAAGGAATGGGTGTGGTGGGCAGGGCTCATACTCA TGGCGGTCGGGGAAGCTGCAAACTTTGCTGCCTACGCTTTCGCACCAGCTTCACTAGTCACTCCACTTGGCGCGCTAAGCGTGCTGGTAAG TGCCCTGATGTCGTCGAGGTTCCTGGGTGAACACCTCAACCTTCTCGGCAAGGTCGGCTGCCTTCTCTGCGTCCTGGGATCGACCATCATAGTACTGCACAGCCCTAAGGAGGGTAACGTGGAGAGCATGGAAGCCCTCGGGAAAATGCTCATTGAGCCAG CGTTCATCGTTTACGTGGTCTTCGTGGCAATCCTGGCGAGCTTCTTGGTGGTCTTCTCCGTGCCAAAATACGGGACGTCCAACGTACTGGTGTACGTTGCCATATGTTCCGTCATAGGATCCCTGTCGGTAATGGGCTGTAAGGGCCTAGGGCTGGCTTTGCGAGAGACTTTTGGAGGCCACAACGAGTTCAAAAACTGGGTCACCTGGGTCTGCCTGGTGTCCGTCGTCTTCTGCATCTCTGTACAGATGAATTACCTCAACAAG GCCCTGGACGTCTTCAACACGTCGGTGGTCACCCCAATCTACTACGTGTTCTTCACGACGTTTGTGCTCATCGCGTCGTCCATTCTCTTCAGGGAATGGGGGAGCATAGGAGCGCAGGATGTGATAG GAAATGTGTGCGGCTTCCTGGTTGTGATATGTGCCATATTTCTGCTGAACGCATTCAAGGACTGGGACGTTTCACTCTCCAACTTAAAAGGCCTTCTGCAGAGCACTCGGGATGTCGAAAGCGCGTCCACGACGTCCCTGCTCAATTCGCCGGAGCGACCCACCATGTGGCCCACGGATAATTCTGCCTCCCTCAACTCTGGCGACCATCACGTTGGCTACCAGCAGATGCCCTCTACCGATGAAGGCGTCACCATTGCATCCGCTCCGTGCGTTCGACATGGCTGA